attaagttttgaccGCGTCAGATAACTCACGTCGAATTTCACTCACGATTGCACATAAAATATCGTTTAGCATatcaaatctctctctctctctctctctctctctctctctatatatatatatatatatatacatacagtattgatattgtgcgcgacgcgcacagtcgcgcacaatatcagtgtttttaatttttttttaattttttttagtttttttgaatttaaaaaattcaacatttccttatttaaaaaatttctttacgattttatttatagggttcaggctttgggtatagtgttaaaactattttttttttagattttacctatagggtttagactttctaattaggttatagtgtttggtttaaaaaaaaattaaaatgaaattaatttaaatatttattgagtattgtaatgtgtttaggggatatatctatatattaaattttaaataaggaaatgttgaattttttaaattaaaaaaaactaaaaaaaataaaaataaaaaaataaaaaacactgatattatatatatatatatatatatatatatatatatatatatatatatatatatatatatataaatataaaagcaTGATATTTTCCTAGTTTGAAATTTGGGTTTTCTTTCGAATGAAGTGATATTTTTGATATTATGGGGGTGAAATTAAAATTTGCTCCTGTATCATATAATACTAAGGTCTCATAAATCAACAACGGACCGGCAGTGGCACTGGGAGTCTGGGTCTACTCGGCTTCAATCAAAGATCTTTCCGAAATCTCTCTCCTACTCGCGCATCCACGCGTAGAGGCGAAGGCGATCGAGCGGCGATGAAGGGGAAGAGCCTTCCGATCATCACGTTCGAGCACAAGAGGTAAGCGATGAGCAGCGATCCGTCTCCTCCTCCATCGCCCTGCGTCGTTGTTCCTGTTGGTGGAGATGGCGCGGGGGATCGCCACCACGTGTTCATCTCGTCTCGGAACTTTGCACTCCGCGATTTCCGCTCTCACTCCATTCCGATTTCTTTTCCGGCCCCTTTTcgctattttacttttttttttcccgTGTCCTTTTTGTTCCTGTACTTTTGAGATCGAATTGGGCAATGTAGTTACGATCCGTGGcttctagtttttatttttttattgattcGTGTTAGGGATTCCGGAATATTtgtgtaaaatttaaaaaattagccGATCGTGGGTGATGCCTTCGCGAATTGACATCCTAGATCCCCTTCTCGAATCTAGGGTTTTAGCTTGATTGAGAAATCAGTCGATGGGTCATGTGATTGGAGTTTCTTTTGAGGTGTTTGGATTGGATTAAGCATTTCCTTTTCTATGGAAGCTGAATTGAGGTAGATTCAAGACAATTCCTTTTTATTCTAGGGTTGTAATCTATTGATATATAAGAGCGATCCTTGGGTTTTGAAGTTTTTAAGATTTCATTGATGTGTTTTGTGCTTGGTGGTGGAGATGTGAGCAGGGATGCCTACGGGTTTGCAGTGCGGCCGCAACACTTGCAGAGATACCGAGAGTATGCAAATATTTACAAGGCAAGGATGACATACGGATTTTCCTTGTATTATTTGGTGGAATAATGCTGTGGATCAGGTTTAAAAACTTTGATGCGTTTAATtgcaggaagaggaagaagagagatcgGAGAGGTGGAATGATTTACTCAAGAGGTTGTCTGGTTCTGGTATGGCACTCACTGATGGCTTATCAGCAGGGAAAAGGAGCATTAGGGAGCATTTGGAAGCCGCCATCGTGTCTGGAATGGATAATGTTCTTAATGAGACTAGTGATTGTAATGCCATTGATGAAGTTCTCTCCACGAAACagacatcagaagaggaaagaaaaattCATTGTGCCCAAACTTGGGCCCGGATCCGTCCATCCCTTAGTGCCATTGAGCAGATGATGAGTCACCGGGTAAAAAGGAAAAACTCAGATGGTGGTGATCAAGCTGCCCCAAAGAGTAGGCCAAACCTTGCATCTATAGAAGAGTCGAAGGTCTCAGAAGAATCAGAAGATGAGTTTTATGATGTTGAAAGATCTGATCCTGTTCAGGAGGTGTCTTCCGGAGATGATGGAAATGTTGATTCCAGTACGAGTATCTCTAGTCAAGGGGTACCAGAAGAGACAAAAGAAGAGCTGGAGTGCTTGGTCCGTGGGGGGCTCCCAATGGCTCTTAGAGGAGAGGTGTATTTCACTTATTGCCTCTACTTCTGGTATTGCAGTTCTTTTTACAATATTAATCTTTATCTGCAACATCGCTTCATCTGTAGTTATGGCAAGCTTTTGTTGGTGTTGGAGCACGTAGGGTGGAAGGATATTACAATAGTTTGCTAGATGTAGAAACTAATACAGACGGCAAAGAAGTTGGATTTATGCTTAAGGATGAGAATGGAAACAAAAAAAGGATTTCTCAGGGAGATGAAAAATGGAAAGGACAGATTGAGAAGGTTGCTACCAACATAAGCTCTAGAACTATCTTTCATTTTATGTAATCCCTTGCCACTTGTCACGCTATGTTTACTTCTCTTAAATTAATGCGTGGCTTCCATTTTCAAGGATTTGCCTAGAACTTTCCCTGGCCATCCTGCTTTAGATGAGAATGGAAGAAATGCTTTAAGGCGCTTACTCACTGCATATGCTCGGCATAATCCATCTGTTGGTTATTGTCAGGTGTGTTCTACTAGCTTCTCATTTGTCTTCAAATAGGTTTGCAATGAGCACTTTCACCAGACTTGACCTTTATGTTCTATTGCATGTCCCATTCTGAATTTGATCAGTACATTTTCTTCAGCAAATATTGGATGCACATCCCCATTTTAATAGTTTATAGATATCCTATTTTATTCCTTTTTAATACATTGAACTGTGTTATATCTGGCATGAATTGCAGGCAATGAACTTCTTTGCAGGATTACTTCTTTTGCTGATGCCTGAAGAAAATGCATTTTGGTATGCTGTGCCATTATTTTCAGATTTATTGAAGGAAATATTTTGCACATGTAGCGAGAAACCTTGTTGATTTTCCATAATTTGCTTTAGCATTGTAAGAAATGACTTTTTCCTtaactatatatatatcacaGATTAATTGGTTCTAGTTTACTTGAAATAACCACAGGACTTTATTGGGTATCATTGACGACTATTTTGATGGTTACTACTCCGAGGAAATGATTGAATCTCAGGTGATCCTCTGTTGTTAGTACCTTTAAGTGCAAGTGTATTTTCCACTTACAAAATTCTTTTAGTAAAAGGGCTTGTCTTGTAGATGTATTGACATAAAAACATTCATATATGTCCCAGGTGGATCAACTTGTTTTTGAGGATTTAGTCCGTGAAAGATTTCCAAAATTAGGTTCTAGCTTCCTGTAACCTGATcaattttgtatatgttttaagGAAAGCTGAAGTATTAACAAGCACATTTTATTGGTCACAAtttacatctaatttttttttcctatcaTATTGTAGTGAATCATCTGGATTATCTCGGAGTGCAGGTGGCATGGGTTACAGGACCATGGTTCCTTTCCATTTTTGTGAATATGCTTCCCTGGGAAAGTGGTCAGGTTTTATTTGATGTCATATATGTGATAGTTATTTGCAAATTACTTCAACATTTTTGAATCTTCTATTTAACATTTATcattgtttatttattatttagaaTAAAATGTCTGTTTTTATAATTGTGATGTATTGGAAAAGTACAGTTCTTCGAGCTTGGGATGTGCTTTTGTTCGAGGGAAGTAGAGAGATGCTTTTTCGCACAGCATTAGCTTTGATGGAATTATATGGTACCGATCTAATGGTTTTTTAATATTCATTTGATAATATAAGAagccaaccccacctagtgggataaggcttgattgttgttgttattgtattTGATAATATAAGAAAAGTTTGATTGGAAACTGACATCTAGTGTAGTTTAAATATTTCAGTGAGCTTATCAACAGGACTTTTCTTGTCTTATGCATATATTTCTTATGCATATTTTTAGGTCCTGCAATTGTAACAACAAAGGATGCAGGAGATGCTGTAACATTGTTGCAGTCACTTGCTGGTTCTACTTTTGACAGTAGCCAGCTTGTTTTGACTGCTTGCATGGGATATCAACCTGTAAATGAGATAAAACTACAAGAATTAAGGAACAAACATCGACCATCAGTGATTGCTGCCATGGAGGAAAGGTCTAAAGGGCTTCGTGTTTGGAAAGACTCTAAAGGTCTTGCAACTAAGCTATATAGTTTCAAGCGTGACAATGGACCACTAGTATCTGAAGCAAAGGCTAAAGAAAATGTTGGTGAAGCAAACAACAATGGGGACATCCAATCTACCGAGTCTGATTTGACAGATTGTGAGGATGTTCTTAGTACTCTTACAGTTGATGCAGAGTTGGATTCTCTTCCAGATCTTCAAGAGCaggtatttcttcttttaattcctTTTGTCATGTGCATTCACCTTTTCCCTAGTGAAACTGAAAACTCTACAGCTTTGGCAAAGCATTTAATTTGACTATCACAATGTGAAACACTTACTGCTCATTGACTCACGACACAATGTTATGGCTTCATTAAATTGAAAAgctaactaaaatttaaaaatgcttACCTTTTTGTAAAAGGAAGAATCCAATGTTTAAAGTGCCCTTCCATGCTAGAGTTTCCATCTCCTTCCAGAATTATAGGATTTCCATATCATGCCATGCCAACCTTCAACATGCTTAAAACTTTTCTGAGATAAACTCAAATGAGTTCTAATCCTATAACAAATATCTCAACTAATGATTATATTTAGTGAGCATCAGATTAACTTATATTTTTCTAGGACCCACATAATGCTCTGAAGTATGAGTCATCAGAATAGATTCTTTCTATCCTGTCACTACTGTTTGTTGAGGCTTCTCTTTCCCTCTTCTTTGTTTTTAGTTTCATCTCCTTCCTGTGACCAACATACAAAGTCGGAGGTTTAGTTATGAAAAGTCTTACTCGATTCTGAATTGTACAAGTTTTGTCTAGGCAACTAGAGTGATACTTTTTGGCAAATACCATTCGGTATTATAAACTACAAGAATGATTGCTGTAGGCACAAATACTATAGACTGTGCTTTAACCTCAAGTTCAAAGGCTAGTTATGGTTCTTTTGACCTCGCTCTTAATACATTCTTGGCTTTTAACTTGCATGGAATGAAAATTTCAGCTATATTTGCATAGATATTTAATCTGGTCAACTGGTGGGATATTGCTTGCCTCCTTTTCTTTTCACAAGTACTGGGACCATGTATATTTTCCCATCGTGAATAGACGAGTAGATTTTATGTTGGGTGATGAAACTAGTATTCTTTATTTCTATGTCCCTTGTTCTAAATGCTATTCATGTCAAATTGAACAAGACGGTAGATAGCTGCAGAGAGCTTTCTTTTGAGAGAATTACTGATCGATGGAATGTAGTAGATCAGTTCGGGAAGAGAAAGATATTGAACTAAAGAAGATGGATCTCTCTGCTAGTTTCTGAATCTTAGAAGCTAACTTTGCAATTTTTGTAAAAGTGACCTAATCCTATGGGCCAATGAAAATATCAGCttcattttatatatttatattggcaGCTTCATTTTACTAGACATACAAACTTCGAATAGAGTAGATTTAATACCATTTACCTGCAATTTCTATAGCAGTAACTAAAGATTCTTACCGATACCATCTTGATGGTTTACCTAGGAATTTGTACATGGCAAAGGGCACAGGATTGCAAATACAAATGTGGTCCATCTTTCCAATATAAGATCTATTGATCCGATAATTTAAAGAACTGAAAATAATGTACCGTCGTGATATACAACCATCGCATCCTGgagttattttgaatttttttttctgttttttttcaGGCCACATGGTTAAgggtagaactatgtagattgcTTGAGGAGAAAAGATCTGCCACCCTCAGGTTTGTGTTTGTACATGAAGATTTTAGGTATTTCCTTTAGCTATTAAATTATTGCAACTGCTAGTTTATTCTGAAAATGCCAGAACCTGAAACCATCTAGAGAAtgattttagatttattttaagttaaatatgATCTACTGACACAATCTGAAAGAGCCTTCTCATATTTAATTCATCTCAGCACTTATGTTGAGTCTAAGTTTCTATTGTTCTTTTTCTGCCATTTTATAGAGCTGAAGAGTTGGAGACTGCATTAATGGAGATGGTGAAGCAAGACAATAGACGACTTTTGAGTGCAAAAGTAATACAAGCTACTCATTTTTTGTTTTACATTGTTACAATTGTTTAAACTTATATATCATACTTTTTGCTAGGATGTTGTCACTCTCAAGAAGGGTCCCAATATAATGTGCACATGTTCTCGAGGTCATTCATATTGATTGCCTTAAGTAATGCAAAAAACAATTCTAGTTGACCATTGCTAAGTCAAGAACCACTTGAGTCACAATGGGCAAGAATCTGGTTGCCTAGGTGCACATTTCATAAAATACTAGAATTTAAACCGaccaaaagataataaaaaaattcatCAGTTATGTGACTTTGAAACTTGTTATAGCATTACTAAATcaactgaattttttttttttttgtactgatCATAAAAGTGCTTAATTTAGTTAGGACGACTTGAAGTTTTATCTCAATGGAAGCACTGCTTGATCTGAAGGGTCTTTACTACAGGGATTGATTGTTATCTAGGTGATGATTTCAGAGGAAAATTGTCGTAGACAGCACCCTTCTATTTTATCTTTTGAATTCCCCTACTCGGTTATTTTCCTTCCACCTTCTCCAATTTCCTGTTTGAGCTTCTTTTCCTTATCTTCGTCTCTCCCTGCTTTCTTTGAGATAAAGAAAATTTTCATGCTTCTTATTTTTCTCTTTCTCCCTCTAGTTATCTCTTAACTCCCTTGTCTCTGAATTGAGTATTTGTATATATCTATAGCGAAAACCTCATACAGCTTTCTTTGCCAAAGCTAAAGCTTTTCCTATAGTGGTTGATTTTTTTCTTTTAGCTCCTTTTAGACAACAACAAAGAGAAGTTGCATGTTTCTAATGTCAACTAATTCTTATTAATGACAGGCAAACTTCATGAATGAAAAGGATTCATGCTTTTTCTATAATAAGTAACCACCTTTGCTGGAATGAGTGCACTGCACCTCAACTGGCATAGTGCTTTAgtgtattaaaatgcctaatgtTTTGACAAACTTTCCTGATTGACAAGTAAATTTTCTTTCAGTGATCGCATGCAAAATTTTCTTTGACTACTGTCAGACCATAGCATAAAGGATGAAAAAAGGAGTTTATGAAGGAGCATTTTGCTTTTATCTTTTCAAATTTTAGTAGACAATAGATTGACTTTATTCATGTTATTAATTTGTTAAGCTAGAACCTTACCTTTTCCACCAGACAATTGCTTTCAAGAATTTGGTATATACTACTCACCATTTATCTTAATTTAAATCCTTAACATCTACTAGAATAATATGTTATTAAAACTGTTTTTAGGTTGTGATATTAAAGGTTTTTATACATGTGCATCGATCTCATTTCCAGTTAATATTCGACTTGTTTGAATATATTAGTTCATATCATGTTTAAGTTTTTAGTAAATATCATCTTGTTTTAACAGATCTTTGACAGATTGAATAGTCTTATCTTTTAGACGATCTTCCTTCGTAATAATTTCCTACACTTAGGGTCAGATGCTGTGCATTATGTTCATAAGATGGAAGAGAGAGTACTCTTAATCAGTTTTGCATTGTATGTGAGATTG
This window of the Zingiber officinale cultivar Zhangliang chromosome 3B, Zo_v1.1, whole genome shotgun sequence genome carries:
- the LOC122055341 gene encoding TBC1 domain family member 8B-like isoform X2 → MKGKSLPIITFEHKRDAYGFAVRPQHLQRYREYANIYKEEEEERSERWNDLLKRLSGSGMALTDGLSAGKRSIREHLEAAIVSGMDNVLNETSDCNAIDEVLSTKQTSEEERKIHCAQTWARIRPSLSAIEQMMSHRVKRKNSDGGDQAAPKSRPNLASIEESKVSEESEDEFYDVERSDPVQEVSSGDDGNVDSSTSISSQGVPEETKEELECLVRGGLPMALRGEVYFTYCLYFWVEGYYNSLLDVETNTDGKEVGFMLKDENGNKKRISQGDEKWKGQIEKDLPRTFPGHPALDENGRNALRRLLTAYARHNPSVGYCQAMNFFAGLLLLLMPEENAFWTLLGIIDDYFDGYYSEEMIESQVDQLVFEDLVRERFPKLVNHLDYLGVQVAWVTGPWFLSIFVNMLPWESVLRAWDVLLFEGSREMLFRTALALMELYGPAIVTTKDAGDAVTLLQSLAGSTFDSSQLVLTACMGYQPVNEIKLQELRNKHRPSVIAAMEERSKGLRVWKDSKGLATKLYSFKRDNGPLVSEAKAKENVGEANNNGDIQSTESDLTDCEDVLSTLTVDAELDSLPDLQEQATWLRVELCRLLEEKRSATLRAEELETALMEMVKQDNRRLLSAKVEQLENEIAELQQALAEKQEQERAMLEILMRVEQEQKVTEDARLFAEQEAAAQRHSAHALQEKYEEAMSLLAQMENRAVMAETMLEATLQYQSSQLKALKSPKTPSSDKSSVPSSLDSSQEIPPRKISLLSRPFVLGWRDKNKSKQNAPEESVDGEQNVENRKSDTNGHQEQEK
- the LOC122055341 gene encoding TBC1 domain family member 8B-like isoform X1; translation: MKGKSLPIITFEHKRDAYGFAVRPQHLQRYREYANIYKEEEEERSERWNDLLKRLSGSGMALTDGLSAGKRSIREHLEAAIVSGMDNVLNETSDCNAIDEVLSTKQTSEEERKIHCAQTWARIRPSLSAIEQMMSHRVKRKNSDGGDQAAPKSRPNLASIEESKVSEESEDEFYDVERSDPVQEVSSGDDGNVDSSTSISSQGVPEETKEELECLVRGGLPMALRGELWQAFVGVGARRVEGYYNSLLDVETNTDGKEVGFMLKDENGNKKRISQGDEKWKGQIEKDLPRTFPGHPALDENGRNALRRLLTAYARHNPSVGYCQAMNFFAGLLLLLMPEENAFWTLLGIIDDYFDGYYSEEMIESQVDQLVFEDLVRERFPKLVNHLDYLGVQVAWVTGPWFLSIFVNMLPWESVLRAWDVLLFEGSREMLFRTALALMELYGPAIVTTKDAGDAVTLLQSLAGSTFDSSQLVLTACMGYQPVNEIKLQELRNKHRPSVIAAMEERSKGLRVWKDSKGLATKLYSFKRDNGPLVSEAKAKENVGEANNNGDIQSTESDLTDCEDVLSTLTVDAELDSLPDLQEQATWLRVELCRLLEEKRSATLRAEELETALMEMVKQDNRRLLSAKVEQLENEIAELQQALAEKQEQERAMLEILMRVEQEQKVTEDARLFAEQEAAAQRHSAHALQEKYEEAMSLLAQMENRAVMAETMLEATLQYQSSQLKALKSPKTPSSDKSSVPSSLDSSQEIPPRKISLLSRPFVLGWRDKNKSKQNAPEESVDGEQNVENRKSDTNGHQEQEK
- the LOC122055341 gene encoding TBC1 domain family member 8B-like isoform X3 translates to MKGKSLPIITFEHKRDAYGFAVRPQHLQRYREYANIYKEEEEERSERWNDLLKRLSGSGMALTDGLSAGKRSIREHLEAAIVSGMDNVLNETSDCNAIDEVLSTKQTSEEERKIHCAQTWARIRPSLSAIEQMMSHRVKRKNSDGGDQAAPKSRPNLASIEESKVSEESEDEFYDVERSDPVQEVSSGDDGNVDSSTSISSQGVPEETKEELECLVRGGLPMALRGELWQAFVGVGARRVEGYYNSLLDVETNTDGKEVGFMLKDENGNKKRISQGDEKWKGQIEKDLPRTFPGHPALDENGRNALRRLLTAYARHNPSVGYCQAMNFFAGLLLLLMPEENAFWTLLGIIDDYFDGYYSEEMIESQVAWVTGPWFLSIFVNMLPWESVLRAWDVLLFEGSREMLFRTALALMELYGPAIVTTKDAGDAVTLLQSLAGSTFDSSQLVLTACMGYQPVNEIKLQELRNKHRPSVIAAMEERSKGLRVWKDSKGLATKLYSFKRDNGPLVSEAKAKENVGEANNNGDIQSTESDLTDCEDVLSTLTVDAELDSLPDLQEQATWLRVELCRLLEEKRSATLRAEELETALMEMVKQDNRRLLSAKVEQLENEIAELQQALAEKQEQERAMLEILMRVEQEQKVTEDARLFAEQEAAAQRHSAHALQEKYEEAMSLLAQMENRAVMAETMLEATLQYQSSQLKALKSPKTPSSDKSSVPSSLDSSQEIPPRKISLLSRPFVLGWRDKNKSKQNAPEESVDGEQNVENRKSDTNGHQEQEK
- the LOC122055341 gene encoding TBC1 domain family member 8B-like isoform X4, which produces MALTDGLSAGKRSIREHLEAAIVSGMDNVLNETSDCNAIDEVLSTKQTSEEERKIHCAQTWARIRPSLSAIEQMMSHRVKRKNSDGGDQAAPKSRPNLASIEESKVSEESEDEFYDVERSDPVQEVSSGDDGNVDSSTSISSQGVPEETKEELECLVRGGLPMALRGELWQAFVGVGARRVEGYYNSLLDVETNTDGKEVGFMLKDENGNKKRISQGDEKWKGQIEKDLPRTFPGHPALDENGRNALRRLLTAYARHNPSVGYCQAMNFFAGLLLLLMPEENAFWTLLGIIDDYFDGYYSEEMIESQVDQLVFEDLVRERFPKLVNHLDYLGVQVAWVTGPWFLSIFVNMLPWESVLRAWDVLLFEGSREMLFRTALALMELYGPAIVTTKDAGDAVTLLQSLAGSTFDSSQLVLTACMGYQPVNEIKLQELRNKHRPSVIAAMEERSKGLRVWKDSKGLATKLYSFKRDNGPLVSEAKAKENVGEANNNGDIQSTESDLTDCEDVLSTLTVDAELDSLPDLQEQATWLRVELCRLLEEKRSATLRAEELETALMEMVKQDNRRLLSAKVEQLENEIAELQQALAEKQEQERAMLEILMRVEQEQKVTEDARLFAEQEAAAQRHSAHALQEKYEEAMSLLAQMENRAVMAETMLEATLQYQSSQLKALKSPKTPSSDKSSVPSSLDSSQEIPPRKISLLSRPFVLGWRDKNKSKQNAPEESVDGEQNVENRKSDTNGHQEQEK